The proteins below are encoded in one region of Brevundimonas fontaquae:
- a CDS encoding metallopeptidase family protein: MTDPIAPSLDDFARLAQEAFDALPGPFKQAAGEVVIRIDDFADEATLAEMEIEDPFELTGLYHGVDIGRRDSLGPAAEPSRVFLYRRPILDEWCERGDVGIGELIAHVLIHEIGHHLGLTDDDIHAIEDDAD, encoded by the coding sequence ATGACCGACCCGATCGCCCCCTCCCTCGACGACTTCGCCCGCTTGGCGCAAGAGGCGTTCGACGCCCTGCCCGGACCGTTCAAACAGGCGGCGGGCGAGGTGGTCATCCGCATCGACGACTTCGCCGACGAGGCGACGCTGGCGGAGATGGAGATCGAGGATCCGTTCGAGCTGACGGGCCTGTATCATGGCGTGGACATCGGCCGGCGCGACAGCCTGGGCCCGGCGGCCGAGCCGTCGCGCGTCTTCCTCTATCGCCGCCCTATCCTGGACGAATGGTGCGAACGCGGCGACGTGGGGATCGGCGAACTGATCGCCCACGTCCTGATCCACGAGATCGGCCATCACCTCGGCCTGACGGACGACGACATCCACGCCATCGAGGACGACGCGGACTGA
- a CDS encoding MarC family protein, with protein MNAVDLGVNLFVTLFALLDPIGNLPIFAAATAGATLRQRISVSALICAFAAVFLAFFLFTGLGLLQFFGISLAAFRIAGGILLLFLGLDMARGDFLAMFADKDALADSKDVRGYARRRFQRLVVPFAIPLMIGPGAISAVIIQAGEAAKLGYAGTMGSLVAIAAACAVSFVCFALTGSLSRLLGEVGMAIIVKVLGLILCALAIQFILLGLGEAIPGMISGAVTTPYPATK; from the coding sequence ATGAACGCAGTCGATTTGGGTGTCAACCTGTTCGTGACCCTGTTCGCCCTGCTGGACCCGATCGGCAATCTGCCGATCTTCGCCGCCGCGACGGCCGGGGCGACCCTGCGTCAGCGGATTTCGGTCTCGGCCCTGATCTGCGCCTTCGCAGCCGTTTTCCTGGCCTTCTTCCTGTTCACGGGCCTGGGCCTGTTGCAGTTCTTCGGCATTTCGCTGGCGGCGTTCCGCATCGCGGGCGGCATACTTCTGCTGTTCCTGGGGCTGGACATGGCCCGCGGCGACTTCCTGGCCATGTTCGCCGACAAGGATGCGCTGGCCGATTCCAAGGACGTGCGGGGCTATGCCCGTCGACGTTTCCAGCGCCTGGTCGTGCCCTTCGCCATTCCGTTGATGATCGGCCCCGGCGCCATCTCGGCGGTCATCATCCAGGCGGGCGAGGCGGCCAAGCTGGGCTACGCCGGCACCATGGGTTCGCTGGTGGCGATCGCGGCGGCTTGCGCGGTGTCCTTCGTCTGTTTCGCCCTGACCGGGTCGCTCAGCCGCCTGCTGGGCGAGGTCGGCATGGCGATCATCGTCAAGGTGCTGGGCCTGATCCTGTGCGCCCTGGCGATCCAGTTCATCCTGCTGGGCCTGGGCGAGGCCATCCCCGGCATGATCTCTGGCGCGGTGACGACGCCCTATCCGGCGACCAAATAG
- the pyrF gene encoding orotidine-5'-phosphate decarboxylase — MTDPQTLSDRAPDERIICALDVPTTAEAAALAERIGDAIGFYKVGLQLFAVDGMALARELKAQGRKIFLDWKLHDIGATVEKATANLAGADCDLLTVHARPQVMAAAARGAAGSKMKVLGVTVLTSLTAEDLSADDHSLSPADLVERRVRQALEAGIDGVVSSPHEAARARALADEAGRPDFLIVTPGVRPVGAALDDQARAATPEAALQAGATHLVIGRPITASSDPRAAAQAIAQQIALI; from the coding sequence ATGACCGATCCCCAAACCCTCTCTGATCGTGCGCCCGACGAGCGGATCATCTGCGCCCTGGACGTGCCGACGACGGCCGAGGCGGCCGCCCTGGCCGAGCGGATCGGCGACGCGATCGGCTTCTATAAGGTCGGACTGCAACTGTTCGCGGTCGACGGCATGGCGCTGGCGCGTGAGTTGAAGGCGCAGGGGCGGAAGATCTTTTTGGACTGGAAGCTGCACGACATCGGCGCGACCGTGGAGAAGGCGACGGCCAATCTGGCGGGCGCCGACTGCGACCTGCTGACGGTCCATGCGCGGCCCCAGGTCATGGCGGCGGCGGCGCGCGGCGCGGCGGGCTCGAAGATGAAGGTGCTGGGGGTTACGGTCCTGACCAGCCTGACGGCCGAGGACCTGTCAGCCGACGACCACAGCCTGTCGCCGGCCGATTTGGTCGAGCGGCGGGTGCGTCAGGCGCTGGAGGCCGGGATCGACGGCGTCGTCTCCAGCCCGCATGAGGCGGCGCGTGCTCGTGCTCTGGCGGACGAGGCGGGCCGGCCCGACTTCCTGATCGTCACGCCCGGCGTGCGACCCGTCGGCGCCGCGCTGGACGATCAGGCGCGGGCGGCGACGCCCGAGGCGGCGCTTCAGGCCGGCGCAACCCATCTGGTGATCGGCCGGCCGATCACAGCGTCGAGCGATCCGCGCGCGGCCGCGCAAGCGATCGCACAGCAGATCGCCCTGATCTGA
- a CDS encoding DUF1674 domain-containing protein yields the protein MTEHPTLAPNDADETPGAAPVFNADVPHATPERPLSEAARRALQEAADRRAVETTLQADTEYGGPTGPEPTRFGDWEKKGLAVDF from the coding sequence GTGACCGAACATCCCACCCTGGCGCCGAATGACGCCGACGAAACGCCGGGTGCAGCGCCCGTCTTCAATGCCGACGTGCCCCACGCCACGCCGGAACGGCCGCTCAGCGAGGCCGCGCGCCGCGCGCTTCAGGAAGCGGCGGATCGTCGCGCGGTGGAAACGACCCTTCAGGCGGACACGGAATACGGCGGTCCGACCGGCCCCGAACCGACACGTTTCGGCGACTGGGAGAAGAAGGGGCTGGCGGTCGATTTCTGA
- the htpX gene encoding zinc metalloprotease HtpX has product MNHLKTFILLAAMTALFAGVGYLIGGATGMAIALLFAGGMNLFSYWNADKIVLKMYRAQPVDEQHPNAVVRNYVADVRQMARDAGLPQPQVAIIPNDQPNAFATGRNPENAAVCATTGLLDMLTREEVRGVMAHELAHVKNRDTLIMTVTATIAGAIAALANFALFFGGNDRERPGGIIGTIALMLLAPMAAGLVQMAISRGREYEADRVGAEIAGDPQALASALQKIDAYARRITNQTAERNPASGQMFIINPLAGRGADNLFSTHPATGNRVRALMELGAKMGMQSRARTPDLTQPRPAAGFTTTGVPTTPTEPRGPWG; this is encoded by the coding sequence ATGAACCATCTGAAGACCTTCATTCTGTTGGCGGCGATGACGGCCCTGTTCGCAGGGGTCGGCTATCTGATCGGCGGCGCGACCGGCATGGCGATCGCCCTGCTGTTCGCGGGCGGGATGAATCTGTTCAGCTACTGGAACGCCGACAAGATCGTGCTGAAGATGTACCGGGCCCAGCCGGTCGACGAGCAGCATCCCAACGCCGTGGTCCGCAACTATGTCGCCGACGTGCGTCAGATGGCCCGCGATGCCGGCCTGCCCCAGCCGCAGGTCGCCATCATCCCCAATGATCAGCCCAATGCCTTCGCCACGGGCCGAAACCCCGAGAACGCCGCCGTCTGCGCCACCACCGGCCTGCTGGATATGCTGACGCGCGAGGAGGTGCGCGGGGTGATGGCGCATGAGCTGGCCCATGTGAAGAACCGCGACACCTTGATCATGACGGTGACGGCGACCATCGCGGGCGCCATCGCGGCGCTCGCCAACTTCGCCCTGTTCTTTGGCGGCAACGACCGCGAGCGGCCGGGCGGCATCATTGGCACAATCGCCCTGATGCTGCTGGCGCCCATGGCCGCCGGGCTGGTGCAGATGGCCATCAGCCGGGGCCGCGAATATGAGGCCGACCGCGTCGGCGCCGAGATCGCCGGCGATCCCCAGGCCCTGGCTTCGGCCCTGCAGAAGATCGACGCCTACGCCAGGCGGATCACCAATCAGACGGCCGAGCGCAATCCGGCCTCGGGTCAGATGTTCATCATCAATCCGCTGGCGGGCCGCGGCGCGGACAATCTGTTTTCGACCCATCCGGCGACGGGAAACCGCGTCCGGGCCTTGATGGAGCTGGGCGCGAAGATGGGCATGCAGTCCCGCGCCCGAACGCCGGACCTGACCCAGCCGCGACCGGCCGCCGGTTTCACGACCACCGGCGTCCCGACGACCCCAACGGAGCCGCGCGGCCCCTGGGGGTGA
- a CDS encoding M20/M25/M40 family metallo-hydrolase has translation MSRLLAFVSAAALLATPVAAQSVDRVAVNGIIDQGLNHSQVMQTAAYLTDRIGGRMTNSPQMREAERWAQQQFRDYGLSDVRAEGFEFGRGWSIVRSSARMTAPRPLDLRAIPVAWTPSTDGVISGGVIVAPISKVEDFDKWRGKLAGKIVMLSQPGTGSEPTEPAFRRWTSAELAERNTYNQPQHSPAAIERSLKTVNFANQLDAFLAEQGALAWVKISQRDGGLLHGTGYTYQVGATPKLAGMELAAEDYRRLARLALTDAPPTLELMSEVRFHDEDVNAYNILADIPGTARGGEYVMAGAHLDSWVASDGAVDNAAGSAVVMEAARILKALNVKPKRTIRFALWNGEEQGILGSLAYVDRHLATRAPSNDPALAGLPDNRTWRSRWPIEPRASYRDLVAYFNLDNGSGKIRGINAEGNVAAAPIFQEWLAPFASMGATTVSLRNSGGTDHVYMQTVGVPGYQFIQDPLDYSSRLHHTSIDSYDHLKAEDLRQAAVILASFLLNAANRDEPLPRMPLPTQPTPSDPFEYPAAD, from the coding sequence ATGTCGCGTCTGCTCGCCTTCGTCTCCGCCGCCGCTCTTCTCGCCACGCCGGTCGCCGCCCAGTCGGTGGACCGCGTCGCCGTCAACGGCATCATCGACCAGGGGCTGAACCACAGCCAGGTGATGCAGACCGCCGCCTATCTGACCGACCGGATCGGCGGGCGGATGACCAACTCGCCCCAGATGCGCGAGGCCGAACGCTGGGCGCAGCAGCAATTCCGCGACTACGGTCTGTCCGACGTGCGCGCCGAAGGGTTCGAGTTCGGCCGAGGCTGGTCCATCGTCCGCTCCAGCGCCCGAATGACCGCGCCGCGCCCGCTGGATCTGCGCGCCATCCCGGTCGCCTGGACGCCCTCGACCGATGGCGTAATCAGCGGCGGCGTGATCGTGGCCCCGATCTCCAAGGTCGAGGACTTCGACAAATGGCGCGGCAAGCTGGCGGGCAAGATCGTCATGCTGTCCCAGCCGGGCACGGGATCGGAGCCGACAGAGCCGGCCTTCCGCCGCTGGACCAGCGCCGAACTGGCCGAGCGCAACACATATAATCAGCCTCAACATTCGCCGGCCGCCATCGAACGCTCGCTGAAGACCGTCAACTTCGCCAATCAGCTGGACGCCTTCCTGGCCGAACAGGGCGCCCTGGCCTGGGTGAAGATTTCCCAGCGTGACGGCGGCCTGCTGCATGGCACGGGCTACACCTATCAGGTCGGCGCCACGCCAAAGCTGGCCGGGATGGAGCTGGCGGCCGAGGATTATCGCCGTCTGGCGCGCCTCGCCCTGACCGACGCGCCGCCGACGCTGGAGCTGATGAGCGAGGTCCGCTTCCACGACGAGGACGTCAACGCCTACAACATCCTGGCCGACATCCCCGGCACGGCGCGCGGCGGCGAATACGTCATGGCCGGCGCCCATCTGGACAGCTGGGTCGCCTCGGACGGGGCTGTCGACAACGCCGCCGGCAGCGCGGTGGTCATGGAGGCCGCGCGCATCCTGAAGGCGCTCAACGTCAAGCCCAAGCGCACCATTCGGTTCGCCCTGTGGAACGGCGAGGAGCAAGGCATCCTGGGCTCGCTGGCCTATGTCGACCGTCATCTGGCGACGCGCGCGCCGTCGAACGATCCGGCGCTGGCGGGCCTGCCGGACAACCGCACCTGGCGCAGCCGCTGGCCGATCGAGCCGCGCGCCAGCTATCGCGATCTGGTCGCCTATTTCAATCTGGACAACGGCTCGGGCAAGATCCGCGGCATCAACGCCGAGGGCAATGTCGCCGCCGCTCCGATCTTCCAGGAATGGCTGGCGCCCTTCGCCAGCATGGGGGCGACGACGGTGTCGCTGCGCAACTCGGGCGGCACCGACCACGTCTATATGCAGACCGTCGGCGTGCCGGGATATCAGTTCATCCAGGACCCGCTCGACTATTCCAGCCGCCTGCACCACACCAGCATCGACAGCTATGACCACCTGAAGGCCGAGGACCTGCGTCAGGCGGCCGTCATCCTGGCCAGCTTCCTGCTGAACGCCGCCAACCGCGACGAGCCCCTGCCGCGCATGCCGCTGCCCACCCAGCCGACGCCGAGCGATCCGTTCGAATATCCCGCGGCGGACTGA
- a CDS encoding acetyl-CoA C-acetyltransferase — translation MTDVVIVSAARTPVGSFLGALSSLPASKLGEIAIKAALERAGVSGDEVDEVILGHVLQAAAGQGPARQAAVGAGVRKEAAAWSLNQICGSGLRAVAIAAQQIALGDAKIVVAGGQESMSQAPHAQQLRNGHKMGDVALVDTMVKDGLWDAFNGYHMGQTAENIAEKWSISREAQDEFGLASQHKAEAAQNAGKFDDEITPVVIPGRKGDVTVDKDEYIRHGATLELMQKLKPAFTKDGSVTAANASGLNDGAAALVLMSADEAKARGLEPLARIASYATAGVDPSIMGTGPIPASKKALEKAGWSVADLDLVESNEAFAAQSLCVVKELGLDPAKVNVNGGAIAIGHPIGASGARILTTLLFEMKRSGAKKGLATLCIGGGMGVALCVERA, via the coding sequence ATGACCGACGTCGTCATCGTTTCCGCCGCGCGCACCCCGGTCGGCTCCTTCCTGGGGGCCCTGTCGTCCCTTCCCGCGTCCAAGCTCGGCGAGATCGCCATCAAGGCGGCGCTGGAACGGGCCGGTGTTTCCGGCGACGAAGTCGATGAGGTGATCCTGGGTCATGTGCTGCAGGCCGCCGCGGGTCAGGGCCCTGCGCGACAGGCCGCCGTCGGCGCAGGCGTTCGAAAGGAAGCCGCCGCCTGGAGCCTGAACCAGATCTGCGGCTCGGGACTTCGCGCCGTCGCCATCGCCGCCCAGCAGATCGCTCTGGGCGACGCCAAGATCGTCGTCGCCGGTGGACAGGAGAGCATGAGCCAGGCGCCGCACGCCCAACAGCTTCGCAACGGTCACAAAATGGGCGACGTCGCCCTGGTCGACACCATGGTCAAGGACGGTCTGTGGGACGCCTTCAACGGCTATCACATGGGTCAGACGGCCGAGAACATCGCCGAAAAATGGTCCATCAGCCGCGAGGCGCAGGACGAATTCGGGCTGGCCAGCCAGCACAAGGCCGAGGCGGCCCAGAACGCCGGCAAGTTCGATGACGAGATCACGCCGGTCGTCATCCCCGGCCGCAAGGGCGATGTGACGGTCGACAAGGACGAATACATCCGCCACGGCGCGACGCTGGAGCTGATGCAGAAACTCAAACCGGCCTTCACCAAGGACGGCAGCGTCACCGCCGCCAATGCGTCCGGGCTGAACGACGGCGCCGCCGCCCTGGTGCTGATGAGCGCCGATGAGGCCAAGGCGCGCGGGCTGGAGCCGCTGGCCCGCATTGCCTCCTACGCCACCGCCGGCGTCGATCCGTCGATCATGGGGACCGGCCCGATCCCGGCGTCGAAGAAGGCGCTGGAGAAGGCGGGCTGGAGCGTCGCGGATCTGGATCTGGTCGAGTCCAACGAGGCCTTCGCCGCCCAGAGCCTTTGCGTTGTCAAGGAGCTGGGTCTCGACCCGGCCAAGGTCAACGTCAACGGCGGCGCCATCGCCATCGGCCACCCCATCGGCGCCTCGGGCGCGCGCATCCTGACGACGCTGCTGTTCGAGATGAAGCGCTCGGGCGCGAAGAAGGGTCTGGCGACCCTGTGCATCGGCGGCGGCATGGGCGTGGCCCTGTGCGTCGAGCGCGCGTGA
- the trhA gene encoding PAQR family membrane homeostasis protein TrhA, producing MLRTLKRLVTHLCTPDELDMIEHYPTRAEKLADLWVHVVGLMLAAVGGIILAGLAGVYAGIGGVMATAIYALCLVGMLTASTIYNWTNPCAARPVLRRLDEAAIFLMIAGSYTPFTTQRFEGLWAIGFTTLIWTLAFLGAGVKLFAPRISDKFWSGVYVVFGWLAVAALKPMVETVHPIALALLVIGGLIYTAGVFVFISPRVKFRRAIWHGFVVTGATVHWTAVLVGVVLAPAMSH from the coding sequence ATGCTGCGCACGCTGAAACGTCTTGTCACCCACCTCTGCACGCCGGACGAGCTGGACATGATCGAGCACTATCCGACGCGTGCGGAAAAGCTGGCGGATCTGTGGGTCCACGTCGTCGGCCTGATGCTGGCGGCGGTCGGCGGCATTATCCTGGCGGGTCTGGCCGGGGTCTATGCGGGGATCGGCGGCGTGATGGCGACCGCCATCTACGCCCTGTGCCTCGTCGGCATGCTGACGGCCTCGACCATCTACAACTGGACCAACCCCTGCGCCGCGCGCCCGGTGCTACGGCGACTGGACGAGGCGGCGATCTTCCTGATGATCGCTGGCAGCTATACCCCTTTCACGACCCAACGGTTCGAGGGTCTGTGGGCCATCGGCTTCACCACCCTGATCTGGACCCTGGCCTTCCTGGGCGCCGGGGTGAAGCTGTTCGCGCCGCGCATCTCGGACAAGTTCTGGAGCGGCGTCTATGTCGTCTTCGGCTGGCTGGCGGTCGCGGCCCTCAAGCCGATGGTCGAGACGGTGCATCCGATCGCCCTGGCCCTGCTCGTCATCGGCGGCCTGATCTACACCGCCGGCGTCTTCGTCTTCATCAGCCCGCGCGTGAAGTTCCGTCGCGCCATCTGGCACGGGTTCGTCGTCACCGGCGCGACCGTCCATTGGACGGCGGTGCTGGTCGGCGTCGTGCTGGCCCCGGCGATGAGCCACTGA
- the phaR gene encoding polyhydroxyalkanoate synthesis repressor PhaR — MADEKTKGGKTSDSAQVVIKKYANRRLYNTRTSAYVTLEDLATMVREGTEFVVYDAKTNDDLTRQILTQIIFEEESRGEALLPVQFLRQLIGFYGGQMQGVLPSYLEMSLANFGRQQEQFASQMGRAFGTGAGATLMEDAARANMAMFERAMQMFPAFTYPRAEPTPAASDDKAEPAPPPEAPDALDEMRRQMDEMRRQIEKLAGGKSK; from the coding sequence GTGGCTGACGAAAAGACCAAGGGTGGAAAGACCAGCGATAGCGCTCAGGTCGTCATCAAGAAGTATGCGAACCGCAGGCTCTACAACACGCGGACCAGCGCCTATGTGACGCTGGAAGATCTGGCGACCATGGTGCGCGAGGGGACGGAGTTCGTCGTCTATGACGCCAAGACCAACGACGACCTGACCCGCCAGATCCTGACCCAGATCATCTTCGAGGAAGAGAGCCGGGGCGAGGCCTTGCTGCCGGTTCAGTTCCTGCGCCAGCTCATCGGCTTCTACGGCGGTCAGATGCAGGGCGTCCTGCCCTCCTATCTGGAGATGTCCTTGGCCAACTTCGGTCGTCAGCAGGAGCAGTTCGCCAGTCAGATGGGCCGCGCCTTCGGAACCGGCGCGGGCGCGACCCTGATGGAGGACGCCGCACGCGCCAACATGGCGATGTTCGAGCGCGCCATGCAGATGTTCCCGGCCTTCACCTATCCCCGCGCCGAGCCGACGCCTGCCGCCTCGGATGACAAGGCCGAGCCGGCCCCGCCGCCCGAGGCGCCGGACGCCCTGGACGAAATGCGTCGCCAGATGGACGAGATGCGTCGTCAGATCGAAAAACTGGCGGGCGGCAAGAGCAAATGA
- a CDS encoding hydroxymethylglutaryl-CoA lyase — translation MGRFIQIVEVGPRDGLQNEKVVLEPAVRADLVRRLEQAGAKRIEAVSFVHPKYVPQMAGAEEVMAALPHEAGRSRIGLVLNGKGYDRALATGVDEVNVSVAATDGFGLKNQGLAVKDQLAMLGEIVARRHNAEASEGAPSLSAMISCVWGCPFEGEVSVDQVADMVGAIGEMGVGEIGLADTIGAGDPWAVTKKVEAARAAAPDATLRLHFHDTRNTGLANAYAGVEAGIDVLDASVGGIGGCPFAPGATGNIATEDLVYMLARGGFETGYDLDALIATAGWIGEAIGRPAPSALSRAGGFPRA, via the coding sequence ATGGGCCGCTTCATCCAGATCGTCGAAGTCGGGCCGCGCGATGGGCTGCAGAACGAAAAGGTGGTGCTTGAGCCCGCCGTCCGCGCCGATCTGGTGCGGCGGCTCGAGCAGGCGGGGGCGAAGCGGATCGAGGCCGTCTCCTTCGTCCATCCCAAATACGTGCCGCAGATGGCCGGCGCCGAGGAGGTCATGGCCGCCCTGCCGCATGAAGCGGGGCGCAGCCGCATCGGCCTGGTGTTAAACGGCAAGGGCTATGACCGGGCGCTGGCGACCGGGGTGGACGAGGTCAATGTCTCGGTCGCGGCCACCGACGGCTTCGGCCTGAAGAACCAGGGCCTGGCGGTGAAGGATCAACTGGCCATGCTGGGCGAGATCGTCGCCCGCCGCCACAACGCCGAGGCCAGTGAGGGCGCGCCGTCGCTGTCGGCCATGATCTCCTGCGTCTGGGGCTGTCCGTTCGAGGGCGAGGTTTCCGTCGACCAGGTCGCGGACATGGTCGGCGCCATCGGCGAGATGGGCGTGGGCGAGATCGGTCTGGCCGACACCATCGGCGCGGGCGATCCCTGGGCGGTGACGAAAAAGGTCGAGGCGGCCAGGGCGGCCGCGCCCGACGCGACCCTGCGTCTACATTTCCACGACACCCGCAACACCGGCCTCGCCAACGCCTATGCCGGCGTCGAGGCCGGGATCGACGTGCTGGACGCGTCTGTCGGCGGCATCGGCGGCTGCCCGTTCGCGCCGGGCGCCACGGGAAACATCGCCACCGAGGATCTGGTCTATATGCTGGCGCGGGGCGGGTTCGAGACCGGCTATGACCTGGACGCCCTGATCGCGACGGCGGGCTGGATCGGCGAGGCCATCGGCCGGCCGGCGCCGTCGGCGCTCAGCCGGGCAGGCGGATTTCCCAGGGCTTGA
- a CDS encoding ArnT family glycosyltransferase, with amino-acid sequence MKTFDLDGRIAGWRGPVLAALLTLIAGLPGLLLLPPLDRDESRFAQATSQMLESGDYVDIRYQDEPRWKKPVGIYWMQALAAGLTSDVEDREIAPYRIPSLLGAMLAAWAVAWAGSAMLGGRVGFFGGAIMGATFLLSTEAGIAKTDAMLCGATTLAMAALARIYMATKAGERPIRPHKLLFWIGIGLSILIKGPIGFLVVALAIIALSIWDRNIKWLYRLGWGWGLPLVALMVGPWAIAITIATDGGFWREAIGGDLAPKIAGAHESHSGFPGMYLLLAPLLFFPSTLLLPAAVSTGWSRRAEPAIRFLVCWLVPGWLMFELAPTKLWHYTLPTFGALALLAAAALAQPIGKVSRITGAVLGAFAALLIIGITVYGLTVYGTSTAQTWAALTVVMALAAGAMGGFLLLNRAPVAALVASLAFGIVAHAALSGTIRQLRPLAIAPQLEKALEAADLHPRQGRTPGPVAITGFHEPSFVFLTGRDTDLTDAQGAAEALAEGRPAIVEGRDADAFRAAAARLGVSGRAVGTVNGYNYSAGDPVSLTVYAPPPRNGNGNGAAPVGVE; translated from the coding sequence ATGAAGACTTTCGATCTGGATGGCCGCATCGCCGGCTGGCGCGGGCCGGTTCTCGCGGCTCTGCTGACGTTGATCGCCGGCCTGCCGGGACTGCTGCTGCTGCCGCCGCTGGATCGCGACGAGAGCCGGTTCGCCCAGGCGACGTCCCAGATGCTGGAAAGCGGCGACTATGTCGACATCCGCTATCAGGACGAGCCGCGCTGGAAGAAGCCGGTCGGCATCTACTGGATGCAGGCGCTCGCCGCGGGTCTGACCTCGGATGTCGAGGACCGTGAAATCGCGCCCTATCGCATCCCCTCCCTGCTGGGCGCCATGCTGGCGGCCTGGGCCGTGGCCTGGGCCGGCTCGGCCATGCTGGGCGGCCGGGTCGGCTTCTTCGGCGGAGCCATCATGGGGGCGACCTTCCTGCTTTCGACCGAGGCCGGGATCGCCAAGACCGACGCCATGCTGTGCGGCGCGACCACCCTGGCCATGGCGGCGCTGGCGCGCATCTATATGGCGACGAAGGCGGGCGAACGACCGATCCGGCCGCACAAGCTGCTGTTCTGGATCGGGATCGGGCTTTCGATCCTGATCAAGGGACCGATCGGGTTCCTGGTCGTGGCCCTGGCGATCATCGCCCTGTCGATCTGGGATCGGAACATCAAATGGCTGTATCGCCTCGGCTGGGGTTGGGGCCTGCCGCTGGTCGCCCTGATGGTCGGACCATGGGCGATCGCCATCACCATCGCCACCGACGGCGGTTTCTGGCGCGAGGCCATCGGCGGGGACCTGGCGCCCAAGATCGCCGGCGCGCATGAGAGCCATTCGGGCTTCCCCGGCATGTATCTGCTGCTGGCGCCCCTGCTGTTCTTCCCCTCGACCCTGCTGTTGCCCGCGGCCGTCTCGACGGGCTGGAGCCGGCGGGCCGAGCCGGCGATCCGGTTCCTGGTCTGCTGGCTGGTGCCTGGCTGGCTGATGTTCGAACTGGCGCCGACCAAGCTGTGGCACTACACCCTGCCGACCTTTGGGGCGCTGGCCCTGTTGGCGGCCGCCGCCCTGGCCCAACCCATCGGCAAGGTTTCGCGCATCACCGGGGCGGTCCTGGGCGCGTTCGCGGCCCTGCTGATCATCGGCATCACCGTTTATGGACTGACCGTCTATGGCACCTCGACGGCCCAGACCTGGGCGGCGCTGACGGTGGTCATGGCGCTGGCGGCGGGGGCGATGGGGGGCTTCCTGCTGCTGAACCGCGCGCCGGTCGCAGCGCTGGTCGCCTCGCTGGCCTTCGGGATCGTGGCGCACGCGGCCCTGTCGGGCACGATCCGCCAGCTGCGGCCCCTGGCCATCGCGCCCCAGCTGGAAAAGGCGCTGGAGGCGGCCGACCTGCACCCGCGTCAGGGGCGCACGCCGGGGCCGGTGGCGATCACCGGCTTCCATGAACCCAGCTTCGTCTTCCTGACCGGGCGCGACACCGATCTGACCGACGCCCAGGGCGCGGCTGAGGCCCTGGCCGAGGGGCGGCCCGCCATCGTCGAGGGACGCGACGCCGACGCCTTCCGTGCAGCTGCGGCGCGTCTGGGCGTGTCCGGTCGCGCGGTCGGGACGGTCAACGGCTACAACTATTCGGCAGGCGATCCGGTCAGCCTGACCGTCTATGCGCCGCCGCCCCGAAACGGGAACGGTAACGGCGCCGCCCCAGTGGGAGTCGAGTGA
- a CDS encoding glycosyltransferase family 2 protein: MTPETPEISVVVPVHDEAGAAVPLAREIAAAFAGRSYEMIFVDDASRDATLAELKAAMAELPALRVLAHGTNAGQSRAVRTGVLAARAPVVVTMDGDGQNPPADAPRLVDALLSAPGDVGLVGGRRAKRQDTEAKRQASIWANRIRRKLLGDDADDTGCGLKAFRRDVFLRLPYFDHIHRYLPALMIREGFKNQYLDVDHRHREVGRSKYTNWGRLRASVSDLLGVMWLKTRSRKPGAISEF; this comes from the coding sequence ATGACCCCCGAAACGCCCGAAATCTCCGTCGTCGTTCCCGTCCATGACGAGGCGGGCGCCGCCGTGCCCCTGGCGCGCGAGATCGCCGCCGCCTTCGCCGGCCGTTCGTACGAGATGATCTTCGTGGACGATGCGTCCAGGGACGCGACCTTGGCCGAGCTGAAGGCCGCCATGGCCGAACTGCCGGCGCTCCGCGTGCTGGCTCACGGGACCAATGCGGGCCAGAGCCGCGCGGTCCGCACCGGCGTCCTGGCCGCGCGCGCGCCGGTCGTGGTGACGATGGACGGCGACGGCCAAAACCCGCCCGCCGATGCGCCTCGCCTGGTCGATGCGCTTCTGTCCGCCCCCGGCGACGTGGGCCTGGTCGGCGGCCGTCGCGCCAAGCGTCAGGACACCGAGGCCAAACGCCAGGCCTCGATCTGGGCCAACCGCATCCGCCGCAAACTGCTGGGTGACGACGCCGACGACACCGGCTGCGGGCTGAAGGCCTTCCGCCGCGACGTCTTCCTGCGCCTCCCCTACTTCGATCACATCCACCGCTACCTGCCGGCGCTGATGATCCGCGAGGGGTTCAAGAACCAGTATCTCGACGTGGACCACCGCCACCGCGAGGTCGGTCGGTCGAAATACACCAATTGGGGCCGACTGCGGGCGTCGGTCTCGGACCTCTTGGGCGTCATGTGGTTGAAGACACGGTCCCGTAAGCCGGGCGCGATTTCGGAGTTCTAG